Below is a genomic region from Ciona intestinalis chromosome 14, KH, whole genome shotgun sequence.
aAATATTACATCACAACAATAACAGCACAACAATGTGAAAAGCTTCAAAGTGAAAGTgggaaaaataataacaatgttGATTAGGGTAATTACAATTGTACGTTATTGGTCAGTAGTAAGCCTTGAAGTAAATGAAAGCTAAAGCTGCCACAAATGTTTTCCAAAGTAACGAAACTAAGTGTTtatgttgaaaaatatttttaaatgtgtttgaaCTAAGAAATGCCTTATTCAGATCTCTTGTATTTCTGATTGAGCCGTTACAAACTATGGTTTGTGGAGAAACATCCATGGTTTTAAGGAATACTTATAACCAATAACGTACGATCTGatgatttaatattaaaatggcACATAGAGATTACAATTGGAATAAACTTAAGATATATATGATACACTTTTAGACCCTTTGATCTGTATTAGATTCGGTTTGGTCGCCTACTATAGTGGTTCACAAAGCCTTTTGGCGAGTATCGTGATAGTTAAATCACTTTGTTGTAGCGTACAAactttgtgtaaaatgtagttttggAAATTGGGTCGACAAGGTTAAGTGCATCTATACAAACGTCTATTGCTTCATATTCAATAGTGGTAAACGTAAGATAGATTAGTTTCCTAGCATACAAGCATAGTGTGTAAACTGAGGAAATATTAGCTTTGCACCGCATGGTAGTTTAAGATAAATGAAACATGTATTTAGCAACATagcaacaataaaacattagcAACCTTCTGAATGCcgttgaattaaaaattacagTCATTAAAAAATCAGCAACAAATTAAAAGCGTTTTGGAATCATTAAGTAAGTACCAACATTTTCGCAAGGGAAATATTACCAATAACAATAAGAATATATTGCAAACTAATATCcaataggcgccaaacctagGGTGGTAGGGTATGCAGGCCTACCCCAGaatttctacactgcattaatcagtaaacattacaaccaatagtttagatttgtttcatagaattgtgtgtctaactatccctgcctcccctgtgtttataaaagtttgacGTCTATGTGATAACCAACAACACAATCATTGGATTTCTAATACTGCGCCCCCAGCGTTTTGAATATGGGATATCATGGTTCGGCGCCGGGCTTGGTATTGTCTAAATGCCTGGAATGCGAGCCAACTGCTCACAATGAATAATATTGTTGTAAGAAAACCAAACACAGCAGCAGCTTGATACACAGGCAGGGGTGCATTTAATGCCATCACAAAACTGCTAATCAGGAACATAACTGAGTAAAATACACAGTTAATCAAGTCAGTAAGTGGCCAGTTTATGAATGATAACTTTTCCTGCAAACCAAACGCGAATACAACTAACAAGATGAGAGTAAACACAATACAAGATATAGAAACAAAGTTTAAGTAATGGACGCCCCCGCAAGCTTCCAAACAATATGGAGCGCTCCCAACACATGAAGCCACCACGATGCTAAATATCAGCTGAACCACTTTTAATATTCctgcaataaatttaaatcaatcaACACGAGAATAAGAGGCTATCTTCAAATGGAGCCTGTCATCGTGTATGACACTTAACGgagttgctccaacccggtggttatccaaattgttagccatatattacccacaaaagttaCATCAGTGGTTACTTGTAGGCGGCGCttagtgtatgaaacagaacacttgtgttataacaactgtcgatGCCCAACCATGTGCGACAATAATAAGGATAACAATTATTTgcctatttaaaaaattaactcaCAATTAGTTGAGGAAATAAGAGGGAATGAAATCAATAGTTCAACAACGgtcataaaacatttaaaacaaaccaagaaTAAAAAGTGGGGGAAAGAGcatcagttaaaaagcgtggctcttgtacccactatatattatcAACCATTCATACCTGTAATAGACTTTGCGTATTCCATGTGTAATATAAATCCACCGAACACCACCTTTCTATTCGATACAGGCTCAGTGGTTGGTTGGTAAGGACTTGTACTTGATATCATAGATGTATCAGCAGCGGTTAGGTCATCTTCATGCGAGTATTTCTCCGCTTCCATCATGGTTAAGTTTTGGCTTAAATACTTTGATGCAGGCTACTATATATTGGTGTGTACTGTATGTAACATAACAATACTATTATTTGTGACAGTAAAATTGTGACATAatcataacatatagtagggttggggagaAGATAGGGCACCTTTTCAGTCTCTTTTCtcattctatttggtagtaaacaaagaacattcaaagaattacaaaactgtatcttcacaacttccatagaccgttgttaattgtttaaaacacatcaatcatttggacattatgtgccacaggtgtcccatcttaccccgcagtactatgcATATTATTTATGGTGAAGGATTCATAGCTCAAATAGGTTGATGTAGCCTACTATATTTTGGTATGTACTATATAGGCcatattatattaaagttattatttagGTCTTTGAATGCAAAGaccatattaattaaactatGAAAAGACGGGATTTGACAGCTAAACGTCAGTCAATTGCAacgttattatatataaaacgaGGCAATTCGTAAGCGGGtgcgaggtgtataaaacactaAGAAACataacactcgtgttataacgatatacataacgactgtcgttgcccgctacgtgagataaatatttaacagttatttatttaggAAGATAAAGATGGTATACAGATAACTTTAGGTTTAAACGCGTGGCTACTAAACCTAACACATATAGatacattcatattttattcgCACGTAAACCTAAACTACCGTGTCCCAAAATGATAAATTCCAAAGCAAAGAATAACAAAACAACCTTCTTCTAACTTCTCTCCTATTACCACAGCGTTTTTCAAGCCTAATTCCGAGAGAGGCCTCCCGACTTTGGAATCAAATAGGCCGGTTGTCACGTGATAAGTGACGTCTTACAACCGTAAAAATatgcgtatgtgtccttgggcaagtcGTTTACGGCAATGGCTCTAACCCCGTGGTCAGTAATGGGTCCAAGttgtcagccaaacataaaaacaatcacccacaaagttgcgtatggtgtcttgctcaaggacaaatatacccacaatggtagcgacACTAACagaatcacttacaaagttacatatgtactAAGTAACATGTATGAAGCATATGAAACACAATCAACAAAGGTTTGCAGCATTTTATtcgatttaaattttataaaaaaagaaactggAACAGATTCGGCAAAGCGGTATCAGTGCGAACAGGGGTCGCAAAGATTCAAAAAACTTCCAATTTAAATCGACTTGCTCAACAAGAGGAACAAAATCATTTATAACGTAAcaattattatgacatcatgtgatagtgacatcataaacgacattgtaataaattgtgacgtaataactcAGGAATGAATGCACCCAACATTGCACTTTGCCCCTCGCTTAAAATGGCaacagataaaaataaaatttcacttCAATGTAAACAGCACCAACCTATCACCATGCATATGTCTGTATATCATGACCAGggatagattttttttaaaactagaaGCTGTTTAGTCAATTCAATTTAATGCAATCTGGGTTTAAGTTGTCACGCAACTAACGGAACACCGTTCCAGTAACTTAAATAGTTATTGAGCTTCTGGATTGGCGTTCTGGTTGAAATCCAGCCCTGGCCATGACAGTTAATCCATCCCATAAAACCCACTATCTATTCAGGAACTTTCTGTGGGTTTGTAGAATTATTGGGGGTTGTAACTTGTTCTACAAGCAATATTTGGTTTGACAAAAGTGGCTGCTTGTGTTTCAATCCCGAACTGGTCAGTTTGCTAATCCACTCCATGGTCTATTCCACCTCTCTTTGAAGGCCAGCACAACCATACGATACCAGGTTCAAACCCCACCTAAACCACTTCATTTCCCAGGTTTTCTAACATCAATAGAACCCCTTTTTTGTTCTTGTTCCAAAGCAAGCTTGGTCCTCTCCAATGCTTGTGTCTTCTCTTTGTCAAGTTTAAAGTATTCCACAACCTCTTCCGTTTTAGCAGGCCTGGATGGGAAGGACAGTTTAAATATACTTGGTCTTAATAATTTTATACTCTTTaattactatattatattctatataggcAAGATCTTGCAGGGTAGTACTGGTATATCATGGAatctgagatttagaccagagttggctcaatACCTACGCGTTGcctgaaacagaacatcgatgttataacaactattgttgccccgtcacacaaggataaacaagatACATTTAACCATTAACGCAAACCCACCTTTCCCCGACCCCACTTGGTTGGTCCGTTGTAAAGTTGGAAGCGTTCCCTCCAGTTGTTGGGAAGTTTTTAAGTTCAACGTAAGTTATTTGTGGGGGGTCAGCTGTGGGAGGTGGGGGGACCGCACCTGGCTTTGGGTAATGTGACATCATGGCGAACTCCGAGGTCTGAAACACAAGGTtaagataaatataatataaggtTGATTGTATCTGAATATTAGATTGACGATGCCATTTggcaaaatataactttacaaTCGACTGGacttttttgtctgttacatttttgtatCACCAGATTCTCACAATATAACATCTATTATTACttattttggggtaatggccaacttTTTCAGGTgagtgcctcactgtagaacctcacccatatagaataaaatgtgcatatacaatgttggggtaatgggccaattctggtctaaatccaCAACATGATATGCCATAGGACCGGacatttaaaccagagttggcccattatttcaataaattctGCTACAATTAATTTTACCATCATAGTGTTCGTTTTCCTTCCTCTCCCAGCTTGTTGGTATTGACGTTGTTTATAACCATCGTCCCACGTGGCTGTGGGTGGGGGGGTCTGCATGGTCATGTTGTATGGCTTAGGGGGTCGACCGGGGACCAAGGAGGGGTTGGATCTCCTGGGGCCGTGGTGGGTTAACGAGGGGCTCCTATGGATCTGGTTGTCGATGGAATGGGTTTGGATATGATCCATGCCATAAGAAGGGTAAGCTCTCCCGGGTATATTAGAGGGTGGGGTGCGTGGGGATAAGGAGCTTTGACTGGGGTGTTTAGGGGGCCTTTCTGGGGGCAGTAGACGCGACCCAATAACAGGGGTGTTGGGAGATGAATGCATGACTATAGTGTGGGGTGGGGAGACGGGGACGtcgtttgattgacaggtttgTGTGAATACAGCTTCACTTTTTCTATGCGAGGATTCTGGAGTGTTGAACGAGTCTTCATAGCTACTTCGTGAATGGATGGTTCGGCTGGAATATATAGGTGTGGTGTCAATATAAGGGTAAACACATATGCTGTTAGAACTGGAATATATGTGGTGTCAGTTACTACTATTGTGCAAACTACTTCAAttaaactcttttttattctgttaatGTTGAGGTCTTATTTTGCCAGGGAATTGGAGGCCTATCTTGTAGGATCTAAGtaatatagaatgtgcatatacaatgttggggtaatcagccaactctgacctaaatcccaggttccatgactggcctcactgtaggacctcacccatataaagtaaaatgtaaacatcCGCACCGCCCCCCCAACACAACTcccatatataatacacaCCATATTACCAACCCTTACCTTGCCttagaatgtgtatatacaatgttggagtaatacAATAGAACCACTAAACCCAACACACAAATATACCcccctcacccatatatatgatatacGCGATAATATGTACAACATAAGCTTCTAATAACCCACAAAAAACCCTCACCTTCCTTCAGAGTTCCCGCTGTCTGACCCCAAACTTCGACGCCCCGGTTTCAAGTCACGCTTCACTGGTGGTGGTTCCGATGCGTTGGAGCGCGAACATTTGTTCAAAGTTGGAAATGGGGAGGAATTAATTAACGTGGTGGCTCCAGCCATGCATGTGTAGGACGATTGGTTGTCTAGAAGGATGGgaagaaatttaattttaaattaaacttaaggTGACATTGCTATAATGCAGTAAAccttatagttgtcaaacatagggaacctcattgattaatgtggtgaatgcaatatactttggctctgcttgtttgtatagacacctaacagcagggtaagaGCAGTTTTAGGGAAAAACTAGGATGCTAAAACATATGTCACctctgttttaaagttttgggGTTACATGTCACATACAAAGTTAGAACATGTATGCTATGTCAGTTCAGGAAACAATTTTCAACTCTTATTGTGTAGAATGtttaatgttggggtaattgccAACTACGGCGTAAATCCCATGCTTGCCTCAcagaaaaacataaatagGATATAtatcccaaaaaataatcactcactaagtaacatacataactcgtaagctggcatgaggtgtatgaatacctgtgttataatgagtTAATGACTatcattttccagccatgtgaggataaaataagttacattcattcattgtttaGTAGTTACTTATTATAACCTCAACCTACCATACATAGGTGTTGTTTGGTTCATCATTGGTTCATAACTTAGTTTATCATCAATAGGAGCCAAAGCATGAGAAGCGTTATTGTTGGCATcgggtgttttgtttggtGTGTCGTATAATTTGTCCTGTACATGACCTTTTGACACCGGTACGTCATAAAGGACATTGTGATGCACAGGAACATCATAAAGTGGGTTTTTAGGGGGCGTGGTGCCATTGGTTTGTCCTTGTGGGTGAGGTGTGTCGtataaaatatcttttctTGGTTCTTCCGTATTTTTCCTTGGACCCGGGACATCGTACAGTGAAGTATCTGGTTGGGGGGTTACCCCATCTGTCTTTGTGACGTCGTGAGCACGATGGGTCACATGTTCTGTCGTGGGTGATCGACTTCGGGATGAACCTGCGtggtatgtgatgtcataatgtgctTTGTGGCTTAGTAGTTAGGTACTGACATAGTTGCATTGCATTGTAAACTTGTAACTGGAGGTTAtgggttcgatgctcgacactgataggtgtatgtgtgtccttgggcaagacacttaacatacattgctcaaacccagtggtcactaatgggtattacatgccaaaggtgtcccatctttccccaccatactcgttttgtatgtttttatgatgtcataatgggttgttcaaactgtcacgatttataaaacaatcacccacaaagtaacatacgtggtaacttgtaagcaggcatgaggtgtatgaaacagaacatccgtgttataatgactgttgttgccccaccatgtaaGGATAAGTTATCGGGGGTATAGGCCAACTTTGAGCCAAGCCAGGGTCCGCGACATGCCCCACCATATGACCATACTCATATAGattagaatgtgcatatacaatgttaatgAACCAACTGGCTTGTGTTAAACCATGTATAATCAATCATTCACCTGATGTTGTTCCACTGCCAGTGCTACTGCTGCTAACAGAGCGatgtgtgacatcacaatcaccatTCATCTGTCATGGAAATTTATATTGTTAGTACATTAACACATTTATCATGAGCTTGGTTAAGCAGACTAGAGTGTGCCATAAACTCATTCAGAGAATCTAAGTGTTTTGTAGGCTGTGGTCTAAATCAGTTTGAAAACACCTACATTATTATAGgctaaaaatgaaataagtACCTACAGTTTTAGCATATGTTGCAGAaaaattaatgatttttttcgtGCTGCAAACAAATTCGGAGAATTTAGGTGTGTTGTgacttttattaattaaacattaaaatcgAAGAAAATTGGTTTATTCAAGAATCCAGTAATAAGATGTAATTAAACTTTACCTTGGTATCCGTATGTGTTGGTTGGATGGGGATGGTTTTGATGATTGCTGAATGTATGGGCGATACAGATGGATCCATATCAAGGTCTATCGTGCCCACTACTTCACTATGTAAGGGGAAGTTAGGGCTGGCTTGTATGGTTGTATGTGGGGGTGAAACAGGGGCTGCGTCGGGGTCAATATGTGGCTTAACTCCTGGGTCACTGCCATCGGAACTCTGTGTGCGTGAGGTGCTGTACGAGCTCTTGCTTAAATTAGAAGCTTGAACTGAAACATTGGATTCACGACGCACGAACACGGGTGATTCCTGCATCCCAGGGTTACGGCTTTGTTTAACCGCAGCGTCTGATTTAGGGGGCCGGGGTGGGGGGTTGGACTTGGGGCCTTCGTTAAAAACCCCTAATGGTGGGGGTTGGTAGAATGGTTGGGAGGTGTAAAAGTTTCTACGATTGTCGATAGAGCAACGACGGGTGTGAGTTGGGGTCGGTCGGTCCGTTTGTGCAGCTAATTCATTCGCTACAAGTTCCAACTGCCCAACACTGGAACTCCTTCTTATCTTAGGGAAAGCACCAGCAGGGGAAGCCCGTGGGTCGTGCATACGCTGTGGTGATCCACGATGGTGGTGTGGGGAGAGGGTGCTTGCCGATGAATGGATGGATGACTTGGACAAGGGTGAACCATACATGGGGTATTGATGTTTGGGGGAGGAGTAGGCTGATGACATGGGTGAGAATTGGTTCGTGTCATAATTGATCCTTTGTGACCCGTTTAATAAggttggtgatgtcataaagccTTGGGGGAACTGGAATGTAGGGTTGTGATGTAATAGTGGAGTAATATGTGTCATAAATGTAAGTATGATGTATTAAAAGAGatcttttatattaaactgttcaggttggaaaaataatttagcaCCATTGTTAACGGGACGGGGAGCATATATCAGTATAGTTTtgctttctttttaaattctattcTACTTTAGTAAGGTCCTGAGACACGCCATGGGGCCTGAGATTTAgcccagagttggcacattaccccaacattgtatatgtacaatCTAATACTGTCTATGCATGTCATAGGATCCGGGATATAACTAAGGgtttgcccattacctcaaACACATACAGTTGGCTTATACATTATAAACACACAAAGTAATTTACCTCATTCCTGTTGGTTGGTGAAATGAATGGACGACCAGGTACGGGGTATTGTTGTATGGGGTAATCGTAGCGGGGAGGGGGGAAGTTACCAAACCCAGCTTctgtaaaagtaatatatatatgttgatgGTTCAATTAAATTGGTATAGatataggatgggggaagatgagacacctttttattctactttctcgtcacatttggtagtaaacaaagaaaattcaaagaattctaaaaccatattcttagACTACTTTAGATCattgttatatatttgaaatacagaatatttggatataacgctaaatgtgtcccatattaccccataCCACTAACAGTAAACCCTGTCTAGGCATTTAGGAGATGAATTTTCTGTCCTTTAAGgtcacataaaaaaaaattgccagaagatctctttcagaatgatattaaaaaatgaaattacttaaatacaaatacaaagtaaaaaacaCCAACAATATGAGACACAGTTATATAAGtccatatatagtaaagtggggtaagatgggatacctttagcacctggtatttaaatatcctgatcgtgttttaaacaaataacaaatgttaatgggagtcgtaatgatacggttttatatttgtttaaaatttctttgtttactaccaaatgaaacaagaaaatataatgaaaaagtgtctcatcttcccccaccctactatataagaaTAGACAGAAGTAAAGGTAACCAGGTTATTAGATTCTAATggtttatgttatgtttgtttgtgtttaatgTTCCTACATGTTGCTGGTACATTGGGGGTTATTAATAGCTTTGCCCACTATGATGCAATGCAAGATAATTGGCTGCATATTTGACACAATGTAAGCAGTGTTGACCaactttttttgcaatttttttccaacgaaatttattaaaaaaaataaacctatttctttagtaaaaaatatctggcaacactttaatttaaatctcCACTGCTATAATCCGTGCATGGCGGTTCAGGTTCTAAGTATTTAATCTTGTTTACTATAAGCTAGTGGGGAAATACGAACCAAGATTTGGTTAcaagaaatttttaatttattcatcaTGTAGAGCTGTGTTTCCCAAATGGTATGGGCAGGGCACTTGTAAAAGGCgacaaacctggggtggcaagaTGGGCAGGCCTACCCCACAACTATGTGCgaaccattttaaaaagtttggcactTATGTTACAGAgaggtatttttatttgttttacaagagtcccattttacaaaaatattgatatttttatatcagaCACTtatgaattaaaatttaaaactcaaGTTCCAACTTGAACCTTATTTCCTGCGCAGGCAAAATAACTTTAACCACAAATAATCCGCATCTATACAAAGGAAACCTTTACACCAGTTCTTCAAAACTAAGATAATGTGCCAACTTTGGAAATCCCAGGTTTCATAGCATAGAGTAGGACCTTGACCTTAAATCACTTGAAACCAAAGTTCCCATTTAAAGTGGAAGCTTCCTAAGAACTTATGAACCAGGAAAACCCCCTAAACCTAAGCAGAACAACTTCCCTGACAAAAAACCTCAAACCCAACACTTCCCTCTACATTAAGGAAGTGGGGCAGGAAATATAAACAGGTGTTGCTGGATATGTTGTTATACAAACTTGGTCAACTAAAGTCCTATGCAAGTTATACAAAGACAGGTTAGCTTGTGGCCCCCGAAGTACCAAGCATTGTttccaaaacaatttttacccAACCTTTATAAgcatacaacaaaataattcaACTGTTACAATAACACTTGATCAATCTTGTGTTATACAAACTTTGCAAACTAAAGTCTTATGCAAGTTATACAAACACTGTAATAATGTTAatgtaaaagttgaaaatataatgatatacaaacttgaataaaaaCCAACCAGAGGTTAAGAagcattgtttaaacataaagattgattttttatttcaattatgAGTTAgtacagtactgtgggttTAGCAGTCAGACTTATTATTTACACACCctccattttgtttttaccctcgttttacacttgttttttacttttacatttgtttttaccaGCTTTACACttgtttgcatttatttacACACCCTTCGTCTTGTTTTTACCCCCCCCCGCGTAATTTGAAACTGtgattttgttgctaattcccctCTTTATACACCAAGTTAATAAAACCCTCACCTGAAACAGCAGTTGTGGTGTTAATATATTCCGTGCCCGATGATACGGTTGGCTGGTTTCGACTGTAACCTGGGTAACGCACCATGTGACCTGGAACAGATTTAATtggttaataaaaacaaccgTATCATTTGATTGGTTAATAAAAACAGATAACTTTGATTTCTAACTTCAAAGTGTGGCCCAGATATATCTGGAAATTGCTATAATTCCATTAATGAAAAACCAAAAGAAAAGCTGCTCAATccaaacacaaataaattgtCTTTAAATAATCAATATACAGTCAAGTCCCCATATATTGCATTGTTGGACAGATATAAGTCTTGcacaaaatgttaaataatttatgaagGTTTGTCAGTTATAAGCGATGgattaaatacaaacatgtaATTAACCACGAGGTAATATCATGGGATTATATTTGGATGGAAAGAAGTCAGACTTAATCTTGTGGGAAACTATTTGCAGAGGTTTATAAATAGATTCAGATACAAAGTTATCACTTAGTACGCAGTGAATGCTTATATGGGCATAAGTTATACAGCTCATGGTCACTGTTAAAAAAAGGTAAGTGCCAGCCAAGAAATTTGCCAATAACGaccaatttttttctttcaaccgctgtattttttattttaatgctgttttactttttatttaggtAAGTTAATTTGTAATTGAAGTGATTTATGATTTGTTGGAACTTttaatgttcaaaacatgatctGTTGGTattggtttgttttgtatttagcAAGATATACAAAGTCCGAGTACTACGTACCAACAaattttgacaattttattacaattcaATTTAAGATATAGTTTAGTAAGATCTATGTGGTTAAGGTTCATGCTTATTGTCCAGTTATCTTACCTTGTAATGGGTTCCCCATGTCATCAACAAGGAACTCCCGTTGTAGATTGAGCGGAACCCGATTCAAATCATCATCGATCGGGGAAAGACCATGACTGTGGCTTGACTGTGGTGGATatcatattattattgtgGTAAACCCGTATGGCGATTAGCTCGGACCTAAACcccaggacccatggcgtgcctcactgtagaacctcacccatacagaatagagtgtgcaaatacaatgttggggtaatgggccaactctggccttaatcccaggtcccatggcatgcctcactgtaggacctcacccatatagaatagaatgtgcatatacaatgttggggtaatggaccaactctggtctgaatcccaggtcccatggcataaGACTTTACCCACATATAGTATACACAGTAAAGAATTGAAATGACATTAACCACGTGGTATGTAATAAATAGTAGTGACTAGTGACCACCCCAAATATTATACAATGATCAGTAGTGCAACTGTGCACATATTATACAACGAATAGTTGTGATACTACCAAAGTATAGACACAGTATAGTGGTATAGTGACATTAACCACATAGTATGTAATAATTAGTACCAATACCACCCACATAGTGTACAATGATAAGTAGTGCAACCACCCACCATGTTTGATCTCTTCCTCGCGTCTTTAACTTCATCTTCGTCATCCGGTGGGAACGAATATCCTCGTTCATCCGTTGTGTTGATAATGGGACGATTGTTCCCTGGGTGGAGAGGTAAAGTTAGTTACTACAACTAGTGTGATTAAGTATGAGCTACATATGTATGGTTGAGTATTCGTTTATAATTAAGTCAACGGGCTAAATTcatgtgtttaaataatacaacttcTAATGTTTATTAAGGGGTTTGTAAGATAACTATAAATACTTTATCTTTATACTTTATACTTATATAAGGGTTTATTTTAACACCAATGTTCATTATCCTGGGGAACTAACAAGCTAAATAACTTTTGTTGCACCCTGTTGTTGGGTATAATATTACACTATCTCGTAGGTATAATCACTTTTATAATACACACAACTTGATAAACACCCGATACACATAGTCATaccaataataaaattattgttgttgtaacCTAATACGCTTTGTATTATAAACATCCCATACCATATGGTGGTGGTAATAGAAACGTAGATACATCTAATAAAGCTATACCCGATGAACATGATACACATAGTCATATAAACCCCTTTACCTGATGGTGGCAGAGGTGGGGGGCAATCTGGCATCGAGTCCAACCGATGTTTCCGCATATTGGAGACGAACCTGAGGTGCGGAGATTGTAACGGTTGGTCGGTCACCACATCGTTACCGCTGTCGGTGAGAGCGCCATCATGTGTGAACACGCTGTCAGTTGACGTCCGTCGCTCAGtgaactaaaaatattttaatattaaacaaagtcAGCGataaatcaaatgttttaaaaacaaaggaaataaatatttttcaaaataaaactgcgaaacaaaattaaatctcaaattatattaaaaacttcttACATGATACATTACAGACTACAGTCTGTAG
It encodes:
- the LOC100175067 gene encoding uncharacterized protein LOC100175067, which gives rise to MSNGGVMLSGWLRKSPPERKLRKNAWKKRWFVLRSGRLSGDPNVLEYFRHQGSKKPIRAISLDECSQIDANVPVKYERKDPSHQFVFDIVTKSRTYYLVAESSLEMTSWVRYLCDLCGFTHDNNENQQDLGSQQQTFKAVQPIRSPGLSQNGAAALLQNEEPEPVGGEVPLPLPRPPNTITHRSTIIRRGVDSNGNIYTGEKSPTEVNGASMSSAGSGDVSIAGTPKQARKYETNEQNGYSYAVEPASQGSASDYLLLTDCNTVDTTDKEDTALLNPKFTERRTSTDSVFTHDGALTDSGNDVVTDQPLQSPHLRFVSNMRKHRLDSMPDCPPPLPPSGNNRPIINTTDERGYSFPPDDEDEVKDARKRSNMSSHSHGLSPIDDDLNRVPLNLQREFLVDDMGNPLQGHMVRYPGYSRNQPTVSSGTEYINTTTAVSEAGFGNFPPPRYDYPIQQYPVPGRPFISPTNRNEFPQGFMTSPTLLNGSQRINYDTNQFSPMSSAYSSPKHQYPMYGSPLSKSSIHSSASTLSPHHHRGSPQRMHDPRASPAGAFPKIRRSSSVGQLELVANELAAQTDRPTPTHTRRCSIDNRRNFYTSQPFYQPPPLGVFNEGPKSNPPPRPPKSDAAVKQSRNPGMQESPVFVRRESNVSVQASNLSKSSYSTSRTQSSDGSDPGVKPHIDPDAAPVSPPHTTIQASPNFPLHSEVVGTIDLDMDPSVSPIHSAIIKTIPIQPTHTDTKMNGDCDVTHRSVSSSSTGSGTTSGSSRSRSPTTEHVTHRAHDVTKTDGVTPQPDTSLYDVPGPRKNTEEPRKDILYDTPHPQGQTNGTTPPKNPLYDVPVHHNVLYDVPVSKGHVQDKLYDTPNKTPDANNNASHALAPIDDKLSYEPMMNQTTPMYDNQSSYTCMAGATTLINSSPFPTLNKCSRSNASEPPPVKRDLKPGRRSLGSDSGNSEGSRTIHSRSSYEDSFNTPESSHRKSEAVFTQTCQSNDVPVSPPHTIVMHSSPNTPVIGSRLLPPERPPKHPSQSSLSPRTPPSNIPGRAYPSYGMDHIQTHSIDNQIHRSPSLTHHGPRRSNPSLVPGRPPKPYNMTMQTPPPTATWDDGYKQRQYQQAGRGRKTNTMMTSEFAMMSHYPKPGAVPPPPTADPPQITYVELKNFPTTGGNASNFTTDQPSGVGERPAKTEEVVEYFKLDKEKTQALERTKLALEQEQKRGSIDVRKPGK
- the LOC100185963 gene encoding CKLF-like MARVEL transmembrane domain-containing protein 4; protein product: MMEAEKYSHEDDLTAADTSMISSTSPYQPTTEPVSNRKVVFGGFILHMEYAKSITGILKVVQLIFSIVVASCVGSAPYCLEACGGVHYLNFVSISCIVFTLILLVVFAFGLQEKLSFINWPLTDLINCVFYSVMFLISSFVMALNAPLPVYQAAAVFGFLTTILFIVSSWLAFQAFRQYQARRRTMISHIQNAGGAVLEIQ